In Candidatus Poribacteria bacterium, a single genomic region encodes these proteins:
- a CDS encoding Mrp/NBP35 family ATP-binding protein, whose product MRFLKKGDDKKPKSQSGSETKGHPDLKVISGSQISGRQPQQQPPPQQQQPQQQNITLPNIKYKIAVASGKGGVGKSTVATNLAIALAKAGGTVGLMDADAYGPSIPTMMGIQEQPKVSPERKLVPLVRHNIKLMSIGFMVPEEQAMIWRGPMLHSSIRQLLSDVEWGELDYLIIDLPPGTGDVALSLTQAIPLTGALIVTTPQDVALADVRRGVAMFERLSVPILGIIENMSYFLCPHCNEKTEIFRKDGGKNTSERFGVAFLGQIPLDAEVCTAGDIGVPIVAGHPESPQSEAFGAVAQELETVLEESGDEDELTIL is encoded by the coding sequence ATGAGATTTCTTAAAAAAGGCGACGACAAAAAACCTAAATCGCAATCAGGATCCGAAACGAAGGGACATCCCGACCTGAAGGTGATCAGCGGTTCACAAATTTCTGGACGGCAACCGCAACAACAGCCACCACCGCAACAGCAACAACCCCAGCAACAAAATATCACACTCCCCAATATCAAGTATAAAATCGCGGTCGCCAGTGGAAAGGGCGGCGTTGGAAAATCTACCGTCGCGACCAATCTCGCGATCGCCTTAGCCAAGGCAGGCGGCACGGTCGGGCTGATGGACGCTGACGCTTACGGTCCCAGTATCCCAACGATGATGGGCATTCAAGAACAACCAAAGGTGAGTCCGGAGCGCAAGCTTGTCCCACTCGTTCGCCATAACATTAAACTCATGTCAATCGGGTTTATGGTGCCAGAGGAGCAGGCGATGATCTGGCGCGGACCGATGTTACACAGTTCTATACGCCAACTCCTTAGCGATGTAGAATGGGGTGAACTCGATTATCTCATCATTGACTTACCACCGGGTACCGGTGATGTGGCACTCTCTTTAACGCAAGCGATTCCGCTCACAGGCGCACTCATTGTCACAACGCCTCAAGATGTTGCACTTGCCGATGTCCGGCGTGGTGTTGCCATGTTTGAACGACTCAGTGTTCCCATTCTCGGCATCATTGAAAATATGAGTTATTTCCTCTGTCCGCACTGCAACGAAAAGACAGAAATCTTTAGGAAAGACGGCGGTAAAAATACAAGCGAGCGATTCGGTGTCGCGTTCTTAGGCCAGATCCCACTTGATGCTGAAGTCTGCACTGCAGGTGACATCGGCGTGCCGATTGTCGCCGGGCATCCAGAGTCTCCGCAATCCGAAGCCTTCGGCGCGGTCGCGCAAGAATTAGAAACAGTGTTAGAGGAGAGCGGCGATGAGGATGAATTGACGATCCTCTAA
- a CDS encoding ThuA domain-containing protein: MNILMLRHSAGFEHSYLPDAEVALKQIGAANGWNVTTTHRCDRINADNLEQQDIVAFATTGDLPFNDRQKEALLSFVRNGKAFFGIHNATDTCYDWPEYGEMLGGYFAGHPWHEEVNVIVEDTDHPATRMLGSSFKVVDEIYTFKNWDRNKTRVLMRLDNDSIDVSRGNREDNDYALGWCHTYGKGRVMYTALGHPDALWSEKWFHEHIIGCLKWAGGLED, translated from the coding sequence ATGAATATTCTGATGTTACGACATTCCGCTGGGTTTGAACATAGCTACCTACCGGATGCAGAAGTTGCGTTGAAGCAGATTGGTGCAGCAAACGGTTGGAACGTTACCACAACACACCGGTGCGACCGCATTAATGCTGACAATCTTGAACAACAGGATATCGTGGCGTTCGCAACGACGGGCGATCTACCGTTTAATGACAGGCAAAAAGAGGCGTTATTGAGTTTCGTACGCAATGGAAAAGCGTTTTTTGGTATCCATAACGCGACAGATACGTGCTACGATTGGCCCGAATACGGTGAAATGCTCGGCGGCTACTTCGCTGGACATCCGTGGCACGAAGAAGTGAACGTCATTGTTGAGGATACCGACCATCCAGCAACCCGTATGTTGGGTAGTAGTTTTAAGGTTGTTGACGAAATTTATACCTTCAAAAATTGGGATCGCAACAAAACACGGGTGCTGATGCGTTTGGATAACGATTCTATTGATGTTTCTCGCGGCAATCGCGAGGATAATGATTATGCCCTCGGTTGGTGTCATACATACGGAAAGGGACGCGTGATGTACACCGCATTGGGACACCCCGACGCACTTTGGAGCGAAAAATGGTTTCATGAACATATCATAGGATGTCTCAAATGGGCAGGTGGACTGGAAGATTAG
- a CDS encoding Gfo/Idh/MocA family oxidoreductase, which produces MAKVRMAQYGTKHGHARGKMQAMLVNPDVEVAGVFEPDTQQREKLQANGGTFEGVHWYAAAEEMLSDDTIVAVASEGNNAESLDQTEQIVNAGKHVWYDKPAGENWEQWQRVINTAQEKSLHVQMGYMLRYHSAFRQVAEWVHTGFLGDVFSVRAHMSTNISLEARTRISQHIGGIFFDLGGHVLDQVLWLLGRPEKVTSFLRNDGDSVEPFKDNTLTVYEFENAMAFITISALEPRPVARRFEVYGSEGSAIIVEPFEPGLKIRLCLENARDGYTQGEQIVEIDGESRQRTYELELDAFLATIAGDQPPDRPVAHELLVQETLLRATGVIPS; this is translated from the coding sequence ATGGCGAAAGTACGGATGGCACAATACGGAACAAAGCACGGACACGCACGCGGCAAGATGCAGGCGATGCTTGTCAATCCCGATGTGGAAGTCGCAGGTGTGTTTGAACCCGACACACAACAACGTGAAAAACTTCAGGCGAATGGCGGAACATTTGAGGGTGTCCACTGGTATGCAGCTGCTGAGGAGATGCTCAGCGATGATACCATCGTCGCAGTTGCTTCGGAGGGCAATAACGCCGAAAGTTTAGATCAGACCGAGCAGATTGTAAACGCTGGAAAACACGTCTGGTACGACAAACCCGCCGGTGAAAACTGGGAACAGTGGCAGCGCGTCATTAATACCGCCCAAGAAAAATCCCTACACGTCCAGATGGGCTATATGCTGCGGTATCATTCCGCCTTCAGGCAGGTTGCCGAATGGGTGCACACCGGTTTTTTAGGTGATGTTTTCTCCGTCCGCGCCCACATGTCAACCAACATCTCTCTTGAAGCACGCACCCGTATCAGCCAACACATCGGCGGTATCTTTTTTGATTTGGGTGGACACGTACTTGACCAGGTCCTCTGGCTCCTCGGACGACCAGAGAAAGTCACCTCTTTCCTTAGAAACGATGGCGACTCGGTTGAACCTTTCAAAGATAACACGCTCACTGTCTATGAATTTGAAAACGCCATGGCGTTTATCACAATCTCTGCTTTGGAACCGAGACCCGTTGCGCGCCGGTTTGAAGTCTACGGTAGCGAAGGGAGTGCTATTATCGTTGAACCCTTTGAGCCGGGGTTGAAGATTCGTCTCTGTTTAGAGAATGCAAGGGACGGTTACACACAAGGTGAACAAATCGTAGAGATAGACGGTGAGAGCCGTCAACGCACCTATGAACTTGAACTTGACGCGTTTTTAGCAACAATTGCGGGAGACCAACCACCCGATCGTCCGGTGGCACATGAGTTGTTAGTGCAAGAGACCCTTCTACGAGCCACAGGCGTTATACCCAGTTGA
- a CDS encoding glycosyltransferase family 39 protein translates to MKIKDNNKTKISFVLGFCLIMGLILRLWAINFGLPFFSHIDEEHYLPRALRILRSQDLNPHYFRNPPLLTYLYSIVLFLYFVFGKLIGWFTSMRDFVELYFSNMTSFFVIARTLNALFGVGICLVVYKVGKKLFDKITGLIASILVCSSFLMVRDSHYAVNDIPGTFFLILSFSYIVSIYTQGRLKDYILSGLFAGMAVATKYNMGIIIFPLVLSHFFANRGIVFNRNFICAGLSCLIGFFLFCPWILLDYRTFWEQFAEQFMFSKRPWPGASSTPSYIQYFFTLLWGYGLLPFCFFIIGSIFLSREKEKQKLLLILCCPLFYYLPLGAMKLFFVRFVIPLIPYLSILSAYGIISLAGRISYKHRRVALVLLILVSISQGVIFSCKHNYLISKTNTRIIARNWINNNLPHGSKIVTEGYGPSLRVYYDKGRFMQNINNYQVEEVGKKLSKSSLNEYKQQDINYIITSSYISRRYLDRPDEYPRENEFYITLEKEANQIFKISPSQGKVPFYLDEVYSPFWNIFVLDKPGPTITIFQIH, encoded by the coding sequence ATGAAAATAAAAGATAACAACAAAACAAAGATATCGTTTGTGCTTGGCTTTTGCCTAATTATGGGGTTGATTCTGAGATTATGGGCAATTAATTTTGGTTTACCTTTCTTTAGTCATATAGATGAGGAACATTACCTACCGCGGGCATTGAGAATTTTACGCTCGCAGGATTTAAACCCCCACTATTTCCGTAATCCTCCCTTACTCACCTATCTGTATAGCATAGTTCTTTTCTTATATTTTGTTTTCGGGAAACTAATTGGCTGGTTTACCTCAATGAGGGATTTTGTGGAATTATATTTTTCAAACATGACGAGTTTTTTTGTGATTGCCCGAACTCTAAATGCGCTGTTTGGTGTCGGTATCTGTTTAGTGGTTTATAAAGTAGGGAAAAAGTTGTTTGATAAAATAACAGGCTTAATTGCGAGTATATTAGTGTGTTCGAGTTTTCTTATGGTCCGGGATTCTCATTACGCTGTTAATGATATTCCGGGAACCTTTTTTCTCATTCTGTCATTCAGCTACATAGTAAGTATTTATACACAAGGTCGATTAAAAGATTATATCCTAAGCGGGTTGTTCGCTGGTATGGCAGTCGCGACAAAATATAACATGGGAATCATTATTTTTCCTTTAGTGCTAAGTCATTTTTTTGCAAATAGAGGAATAGTTTTTAATAGAAACTTTATATGCGCAGGGCTGAGTTGTCTGATTGGATTTTTCCTCTTTTGCCCCTGGATTTTGTTGGATTATAGAACATTCTGGGAACAATTTGCCGAACAATTTATGTTCTCAAAGCGTCCCTGGCCGGGTGCTTCTTCTACACCTTCATATATTCAATATTTTTTCACATTGCTATGGGGATATGGTCTACTCCCTTTTTGTTTCTTCATAATAGGTTCTATATTTTTATCGAGGGAAAAAGAGAAACAGAAGCTCTTACTGATTTTGTGCTGCCCTCTGTTCTACTATTTACCGTTGGGGGCAATGAAACTATTTTTTGTCCGGTTTGTAATACCGTTAATTCCTTACCTATCCATTCTTTCCGCTTATGGAATTATTTCTCTGGCAGGCCGTATTTCCTATAAGCATCGACGGGTAGCACTTGTTCTTTTAATATTAGTTTCCATATCTCAAGGCGTTATTTTTAGTTGCAAACATAATTACTTAATATCGAAAACAAATACGCGTATTATCGCTCGCAACTGGATAAACAACAACCTCCCCCATGGGAGTAAAATAGTTACAGAAGGGTACGGTCCTAGCCTGAGGGTATATTATGACAAAGGTCGCTTTATGCAAAATATTAATAACTATCAAGTTGAGGAAGTAGGGAAAAAGCTATCCAAGTCCAGTTTGAATGAATACAAACAGCAGGATATCAATTATATTATTACCAGCAGTTATATAAGTAGGAGATACCTTGATCGCCCGGATGAATATCCGAGAGAGAATGAATTTTATATCACGCTCGAAAAAGAAGCCAATCAGATCTTCAAGATTTCTCCTTCCCAAGGAAAGGTCCCTTTTTATTTGGATGAAGTTTACTCACCTTTTTGGAATATCTTTGTGTTAGACAAGCCGGGACCAACAATAACAATATTTCAAATACACTGA